One genomic region from Rhodospirillaceae bacterium encodes:
- the arsB gene encoding arsenical-resistance protein, which translates to MSSFERHLTIWVTLCIVTGIAFGHFLPGLFQAIGSAEIAQVNIPIAILIWLMIIPMLVKVDFSALDGVREHWRGIGVTLFVNWAIKPFSMAALGLFFIGYLFRPYLMPEQIDSYIAGLIILAAAPCTAMVFVWSNLSNGEPLFTLSQVALNDLIMVFAFAPIVGFLLGLSAIIVPWETLLLSVGLYILVPVVIAQLLRKRTLGTGGESALKKLLGRVQAVSVVALLMMLVLLFAFQGEQIIAQPIVIVFLAVPILIQVYLNSGLAYILNRKVGSAHCVAAPSALIGASNFFELAVAVAISLFGIHSGAALATVVGVLVEVPVMLSVVKIVNASKAWYERGPAVQAQQHERAKKAAGIMRSI; encoded by the coding sequence ATGTCCAGTTTTGAACGCCACCTGACGATCTGGGTTACCCTTTGCATCGTCACGGGCATCGCATTTGGGCATTTTCTACCCGGCCTGTTCCAGGCCATTGGCAGCGCCGAAATTGCCCAGGTCAACATCCCGATTGCCATACTGATCTGGCTAATGATCATCCCGATGCTGGTGAAGGTCGATTTTTCGGCGCTGGACGGGGTTCGCGAGCATTGGCGTGGGATTGGCGTGACGCTGTTTGTCAACTGGGCAATCAAACCCTTCTCCATGGCAGCGCTTGGCCTGTTTTTCATTGGCTATCTGTTCCGCCCCTATCTGATGCCCGAGCAGATAGACAGCTACATCGCCGGCCTTATCATTCTGGCCGCCGCACCCTGCACGGCAATGGTCTTTGTCTGGAGCAATCTTTCCAATGGCGAGCCGCTTTTCACACTAAGTCAGGTGGCCCTGAACGACCTTATCATGGTGTTTGCCTTCGCGCCGATCGTGGGCTTTCTGCTCGGTCTGTCAGCGATCATTGTACCGTGGGAGACACTCCTTCTCTCTGTCGGGCTTTACATCCTCGTGCCTGTCGTCATTGCCCAGCTTTTGCGCAAACGAACCCTGGGGACCGGCGGAGAGTCGGCCCTCAAGAAGCTGTTGGGCAGGGTGCAGGCCGTCTCGGTCGTTGCGCTTCTGATGATGCTTGTCCTCCTGTTCGCCTTTCAGGGCGAGCAGATCATCGCCCAGCCAATCGTGATCGTATTCCTTGCCGTGCCGATCCTGATCCAAGTCTATTTGAACTCGGGGCTCGCTTACATCCTCAACCGCAAGGTCGGATCGGCCCATTGTGTCGCCGCCCCCTCGGCACTCATCGGCGCGAGTAATTTTTTCGAGCTGGCCGTTGCCGTGGCGATCAGCCTGTTTGGTATCCATTCCGGCGCAGCCCTTGCGACGGTGGTCGGCGTTCTGGTCGAAGTACCGGTGATGCTCTCGGTGGTGAAAATCGTAAATGCCAGCAAGGCATGGTACGAGCGCGGCCCCGCCGTCCAGGCACAACAACACGAGCGAGCTAAAAAAGCCGCAGGGATCATGCGCTCCATATGA
- a CDS encoding low molecular weight phosphatase family protein, giving the protein MKRVLFLCVANSARSQMAEGLARHILGDQVDALSAGSKPASVNPHAVAAMAEIGIDITGQHAKSVDTIDPSSLDLVVTLCAEEVCPALPGRVTRLHWPITDPAAPSRGEPQAHFRAARDRIQKKIKALAKTMGPS; this is encoded by the coding sequence ATGAAGCGTGTTTTATTTCTTTGCGTTGCAAACTCCGCCCGCAGCCAGATGGCCGAGGGCCTTGCCCGGCATATTCTTGGCGACCAGGTCGACGCGTTGAGCGCCGGCTCAAAGCCCGCGTCCGTAAACCCTCATGCCGTCGCGGCCATGGCCGAAATTGGTATCGATATAACCGGCCAACACGCAAAATCTGTGGATACAATCGACCCCTCCAGCCTTGATCTGGTGGTCACGCTGTGCGCCGAGGAGGTTTGCCCGGCTCTGCCCGGGCGGGTTACGCGATTGCACTGGCCAATAACGGACCCGGCAGCCCCGTCGCGCGGCGAACCACAAGCGCATTTCCGCGCGGCACGGGACCGGATTCAGAAAAAAATCAAGGCGCTTGCCAAGACCATGGGCCCGTCTTAG
- a CDS encoding DNA/RNA nuclease SfsA, whose amino-acid sequence MDFSAPLIRGTLLERYKRFLSTIALEDGTHVTAHCPNPGSMMGLLPVGGEVWLSPAQNPKRKLHYTWELVRIGKTLVGINAAYANRIVEEKLVAGEIPQLAGYDTVRREVRYGQNSRIDFLLEKTGQPSCYVEVKSVTLRLGNSAAFPDSVTVRGAKHLAELAKVVQAGKRGVMLYLVQRGDCADFVLAGEIDPAYAAAMKTARAAGVEMLCFSCKMSVDAIELDRPLPFSL is encoded by the coding sequence ATGGATTTTTCAGCGCCGCTGATCCGCGGCACCCTCCTTGAACGTTACAAACGCTTCCTGAGCACCATCGCCCTTGAAGACGGCACCCATGTCACCGCCCATTGCCCCAATCCCGGCTCGATGATGGGCCTGCTTCCTGTCGGTGGCGAGGTGTGGCTGTCCCCGGCCCAAAACCCAAAGCGCAAGCTTCACTACACATGGGAACTCGTGCGCATCGGCAAAACCCTCGTTGGCATCAACGCCGCCTACGCCAATCGCATTGTCGAGGAAAAGCTTGTTGCCGGAGAAATTCCACAACTCGCAGGCTATGACACCGTTCGACGCGAAGTTCGCTATGGGCAAAACTCACGCATCGATTTTCTTCTCGAAAAAACAGGCCAACCGTCCTGTTACGTCGAGGTAAAAAGCGTCACCCTGCGGCTTGGAAATTCAGCCGCCTTCCCCGACTCGGTGACAGTCCGTGGCGCAAAGCATCTGGCCGAACTTGCCAAGGTCGTTCAAGCCGGCAAGCGTGGCGTGATGCTCTACCTTGTCCAGCGGGGGGATTGCGCCGACTTCGTTCTCGCCGGGGAAATCGATCCGGCTTATGCTGCGGCGATGAAGACGGCCCGGGCGGCGGGAGTCGAAATGTTGTGTTTTTCCTGCAAGATGAGCGTGGATGCCATCGAACTGGACCGGCCGTTGCCGTTCTCCCTTTAA
- the map gene encoding type I methionyl aminopeptidase: MPSNWTGRCRSPFKNPTNDRGISVEHDPTNDDPSNSFEDPGNITFHGAKDFESMHRAGKLAAETLDFITPYVKPGVSTEELDRLCDAFTVERGGISAPLNYRGFPKSICTSVNHVVCHGIPGKKALHDGDILNIDVTVILDGWHGDTSRMFYIGKPSVKARRLIEVTYECLMRAIAIVKPGVRLGDIGHVIQDYAESHRYSVVRDFCGHGLGRIFHEAPSVMHFGKPGTGFPLQEGMFFTIEPMINAGKFDVKVLEDGWTAVTKDRSLSAQFEHSIGVTATGCETFTLSPGGLTHPPYKI; encoded by the coding sequence ATGCCATCGAACTGGACCGGCCGTTGCCGTTCTCCCTTTAAAAACCCGACAAACGATAGAGGTATATCTGTGGAGCACGACCCTACAAATGACGACCCCTCCAATAGCTTTGAAGACCCTGGCAACATCACCTTTCACGGTGCCAAGGACTTTGAGAGCATGCACCGCGCCGGGAAACTTGCCGCCGAGACCCTCGATTTTATCACGCCCTATGTGAAACCGGGTGTTTCCACCGAGGAACTCGACCGCTTGTGCGATGCGTTCACTGTCGAACGAGGTGGCATTTCCGCACCGCTGAATTACCGTGGTTTTCCGAAATCCATCTGCACATCCGTAAACCACGTCGTTTGCCACGGCATCCCCGGCAAAAAGGCATTGCACGATGGCGATATCCTGAACATCGACGTAACCGTGATCCTAGACGGCTGGCACGGGGACACCAGCCGGATGTTTTACATTGGCAAACCAAGCGTAAAAGCCCGGCGTCTTATCGAGGTCACCTACGAATGCCTGATGCGCGCCATCGCGATTGTGAAGCCCGGCGTTCGGCTAGGAGACATCGGCCACGTTATTCAGGATTACGCCGAATCCCATCGTTATTCGGTCGTCCGCGATTTCTGCGGCCATGGCCTGGGGCGTATTTTTCACGAAGCACCAAGYGTGATGCATTTTGGCAAGCCGGGAACGGGCTTTCCCCTGCAAGAGGGCATGTTTTTTACGATTGAACCGATGATCAATGCTGGGAAGTTCGATGTGAAAGTTCTGGAAGACGGATGGACGGCGGTCACAAAGGACCGTTCGCTTTCCGCACAATTCGAACACAGCATCGGCGTAACGGCGACGGGCTGCGAAACTTTCACATTGTCGCCGGGTGGGCTCACACATCCGCCCTATAAAATCTGA
- a CDS encoding alpha/beta hydrolase: MSGTVIQWKALIARGRFEVFEARDGARIRYAAWEPEGPVRGTVVFLNGRAEFIEKYVETIGELLDRGFAVWAKDWRGQGLSARLCPRKGHARSFDPLLCDLHQFLIEIVRPNSAGPYLALAHSMGGHLVLRYLAEHPGFFSRAVLSAPMVGIQTLGFPNLLVEGLAHLAVRFGFGDRYVPGMGDADPYQTAFAENVLTSDPDRFRQTQILTEENPALGLGGPTYGWMRAAFKSMRKTADPDYVRAIDVPVLFLSAGEERVVQNAAQERLSRRLAQGRFVSLAASRHEILLEQDFVRARFWENFDRFTKPV, translated from the coding sequence ATGTCAGGGACGGTGATCCAGTGGAAGGCGCTTATCGCGCGCGGGCGTTTTGAGGTCTTTGAAGCCCGCGATGGTGCGCGCATCCGTTACGCGGCCTGGGAGCCGGAAGGGCCGGTGCGGGGAACGGTTGTTTTCCTGAACGGTCGGGCGGAATTCATCGAAAAATACGTTGAGACGATTGGCGAGCTGCTGGACAGAGGTTTTGCGGTCTGGGCGAAGGATTGGCGGGGCCAGGGATTGTCCGCACGGCTTTGCCCACGAAAGGGACATGCGCGTTCCTTCGATCCGCTGCTTTGCGACCTTCATCAATTTCTTATCGAAATTGTTCGCCCGAACAGCGCCGGGCCCTACCTGGCGCTTGCCCATTCGATGGGCGGTCACCTGGTGCTTCGTTATCTCGCCGAACATCCCGGATTCTTTTCCCGGGCGGTGCTGTCGGCACCGATGGTTGGTATCCAAACGCTGGGGTTTCCCAATCTGCTCGTAGAAGGGCTGGCCCATCTGGCCGTGCGGTTTGGTTTTGGGGATCGCTACGTTCCCGGTATGGGGGATGCGGACCCATACCAGACGGCCTTTGCGGAAAACGTCCTGACCTCCGACCCGGACCGTTTCCGGCAAACCCAAATCCTGACGGAGGAAAACCCCGCGCTTGGTCTGGGCGGACCAACCTATGGCTGGATGCGCGCGGCCTTTAAATCCATGCGCAAGACGGCGGACCCTGATTATGTCCGCGCGATTGATGTGCCGGTTCTATTCCTTAGCGCCGGGGAGGAACGGGTCGTGCAAAACGCCGCACAGGAACGTTTAAGCCGCCGCCTGGCACAGGGCCGTTTTGTTTCTCTTGCCGCCTCGCGCCACGAAATTTTGCTTGAGCAGGATTTCGTTCGTGCCCGTTTTTGGGAAAACTTCGACAGGTTCACCAAACCCGTCTGA
- a CDS encoding 8-amino-7-oxononanoate synthase yields the protein MTKVFQAYSRFLENLPTTQRRRLRLFGKTQDSHITRGGETFCNFSSNNYLGLAQHPALRARAIAWTEAWGTGTGASRLVCGNLELFERVEAKLAKAKRKETALLMASGYQTNVTVLATLLNRRILGAEPLVYCDTLNHASIHQGCQSAGVRQIRYRHNDLDHLESRLAQDAQENRPRFILTESVFSMDGDRPDLDRLVEISTKYDAFLYLDEAHAMGVLGPDGFGLATEYGDRVDMVMGTFSKALGSFGAYVACSAKLRDFLINRCPGLIYSTGLPPAVLGANDAALDLVPKMAAERAWLQGAAERVRHAFHDAGLDIGGSTTQIIPVIVGSEEKALRLSAALEKDGLLGVAIRPPSVSVGESRIRFTITAAHDDGDIDRLIESTVWAARDLRIVS from the coding sequence ATGACGAAAGTCTTTCAGGCCTATTCCCGCTTCCTGGAAAACCTGCCGACGACCCAGCGGCGGCGGCTCCGCTTGTTCGGGAAAACGCAAGACAGCCACATTACACGCGGTGGCGAAACGTTCTGCAATTTCTCATCGAATAATTATTTGGGCCTTGCCCAACACCCGGCCCTGCGCGCGCGCGCAATCGCATGGACAGAAGCATGGGGAACGGGAACGGGTGCCTCGCGCCTCGTATGCGGCAATTTAGAACTCTTCGAAAGAGTAGAGGCAAAACTTGCGAAGGCGAAGCGCAAGGAGACAGCCCTTTTGATGGCGTCCGGTTATCAGACAAACGTGACCGTGCTGGCAACGCTTCTGAACCGCCGGATTCTTGGAGCAGAACCCCTTGTCTATTGCGACACGCTGAACCATGCGAGCATCCACCAGGGCTGCCAAAGTGCCGGTGTCCGCCAGATCCGGTACCGGCACAACGACCTGGACCATCTTGAATCACGCCTGGCACAGGATGCGCAGGAAAACCGGCCCCGCTTTATCCTGACCGAATCCGTCTTCAGCATGGACGGCGACCGACCGGACCTTGATCGCCTTGTTGAAATTTCGACGAAATACGATGCCTTCCTCTATCTGGACGAAGCCCATGCCATGGGGGTTCTGGGCCCGGACGGCTTTGGCCTTGCCACGGAATATGGCGACCGGGTCGACATGGTCATGGGGACCTTCAGCAAGGCGCTCGGCAGTTTTGGCGCCTATGTGGCTTGTTCTGCCAAGCTTCGGGATTTCCTGATCAACCGTTGCCCGGGCCTCATCTATTCGACCGGGTTGCCGCCGGCCGTTCTGGGTGCCAACGATGCAGCCCTTGATCTGGTGCCAAAAATGGCGGCGGAGCGAGCCTGGCTCCAAGGTGCCGCCGAGCGTGTGCGCCACGCTTTCCACGACGCCGGGCTTGACATTGGCGGATCAACAACGCAGATAATCCCCGTGATCGTGGGATCGGAAGAAAAGGCATTGCGCCTTAGCGCCGCCCTTGAGAAAGATGGCCTTCTGGGCGTCGCTATTCGCCCACCATCCGTTTCAGTAGGAGAAAGCCGCATCCGCTTTACGATTACTGCGGCTCATGATGACGGCGATATTGATCGGCTCATTGAAAGCACCGTTTGGGCAGCGCGGGATTTGCGCATAGTTTCCTGA
- a CDS encoding carboxymuconolactone decarboxylase yields the protein MTYPVHSLDTAPAAAKEDLAEAKAAYGFLPNLLGVMAEAPALLKAYRTVAGLFEGTSLSSTEQQIVLLAVSHENKCNYCVAAHSVIAKMQKVPVDVVHAVRDGQPVADKKLEALRRFTGSVVASRGWPSDADTKAFLDAGYSKAQILEVVLGIGMKTLSNYTNHIADTPLDEAFAGEV from the coding sequence ATGACGTATCCCGTGCATAGCTTGGACACCGCGCCTGCAGCAGCGAAAGAAGACCTTGCCGAGGCAAAAGCTGCCTATGGTTTTCTGCCCAATCTTCTTGGCGTGATGGCCGAAGCTCCGGCATTGTTGAAGGCATATCGAACCGTAGCGGGCCTGTTTGAGGGAACGTCACTCAGTTCCACCGAGCAGCAGATCGTGTTGCTGGCCGTCAGCCACGAGAACAAGTGCAACTATTGCGTTGCCGCACACAGTGTCATTGCAAAGATGCAGAAGGTGCCGGTTGATGTTGTGCACGCCGTCCGCGACGGCCAACCGGTTGCGGATAAGAAGCTTGAGGCGCTTCGCCGCTTCACAGGCTCTGTTGTTGCGTCGCGTGGTTGGCCGTCGGATGCAGACACCAAGGCGTTTCTTGATGCCGGATATAGCAAGGCGCAGATTCTAGAGGTTGTTCTTGGCATCGGCATGAAGACGCTCTCGAACTATACCAACCATATCGCCGACACGCCGCTGGATGAGGCTTTCGCCGGCGAAGTGTGA
- a CDS encoding TetR family transcriptional regulator, whose amino-acid sequence MENKMPWKKQFDTDAVLDKAMQAFWARGFEATSMQNLVDCTGVNRGSLYATYGDKHTLFVAALRMYDEKIRRKLLSDFEDTYGPREAIRQVFLTFMASVSEEGDNRGCFLTNTALELASHDPEVGQIIACAQEEVEAFFARVIEKGIAKGEIAAHVKPAETARGLLASLLGFMVLLRSRPERALLETIIEDAVGRLK is encoded by the coding sequence TTGGAAAACAAGATGCCTTGGAAAAAGCAGTTTGATACCGACGCGGTGCTGGACAAAGCCATGCAGGCTTTCTGGGCGCGTGGCTTTGAAGCAACCTCAATGCAGAACCTGGTGGATTGCACAGGCGTCAACCGTGGCAGCCTGTACGCAACCTACGGGGACAAGCACACGCTCTTTGTCGCGGCGCTTCGGATGTATGACGAAAAAATACGCCGTAAGCTGCTTTCTGATTTCGAAGATACTTACGGTCCGCGTGAAGCGATCCGCCAGGTTTTTTTAACCTTTATGGCGAGCGTTTCCGAGGAGGGGGACAATCGCGGCTGCTTTCTGACGAATACGGCTCTGGAACTTGCGTCCCATGATCCGGAGGTAGGTCAGATCATCGCCTGTGCACAGGAAGAGGTTGAGGCCTTCTTTGCAAGGGTAATTGAAAAGGGGATAGCCAAGGGAGAGATTGCGGCACATGTGAAGCCCGCCGAGACAGCGCGTGGCCTGCTGGCCTCGCTGTTGGGATTTATGGTGCTGCTCCGCAGCCGCCCCGAGAGGGCGTTGCTTGAAACCATCATTGAGGACGCCGTCGGTCGCCTTAAATAA
- a CDS encoding adenylosuccinate lyase — MIPRYARPKMTAIWAPENKFKIWLEIEACACEAQAEIGVIPAEAAKVVRKRGKFEIARIDAIEKETHHDVIAFLTNVAEHVGPEARFIHQGMTSSDVLDTCLAVQLTQASDLLLKDILALLDALKRRAYEHKDTICIGRSHGIHAEPTTFGLKLANHYAALQRCHNRLEAAREEIATCAISGAVGTFANIDPRVEAYVAEKMGLRIETISTQVIPRDRHAVFFSCLGVIASVIENLSVEIRHLQRTEVREVEEYFAPGQKGSSAMPHKRNPVLSENVTGLSRIIRGYVTPALENVVLWHERDIAHSSVERMIAPDATVTLDFALARITSVIDKLVVHPENMRKNLDALGGLVYSQRVLLALTQIGMSREDAYEAVQRNAMQAWEKNGAFLDALKTDKDVSKHIDEAALKDLFNPAHHTRHIDTLFRRVFKTGKA, encoded by the coding sequence ATGATTCCACGTTACGCACGGCCAAAAATGACGGCCATCTGGGCACCCGAGAACAAATTCAAGATCTGGCTTGAAATCGAAGCCTGTGCCTGCGAAGCGCAAGCTGAAATCGGGGTCATACCCGCCGAAGCCGCAAAAGTCGTGCGCAAGCGCGGCAAATTTGAGATCGCGCGCATCGACGCGATCGAGAAAGAAACCCATCACGACGTCATCGCCTTTCTCACAAATGTGGCCGAACATGTCGGCCCGGAGGCGCGTTTTATCCATCAGGGCATGACGTCCTCGGACGTGTTGGACACCTGCCTTGCCGTCCAGCTTACCCAGGCAAGCGACCTTCTTCTCAAAGACATCCTGGCGCTTCTCGATGCCCTGAAACGACGGGCCTATGAACACAAAGACACCATCTGCATCGGACGCAGCCACGGGATTCATGCCGAGCCGACGACCTTCGGACTTAAACTGGCCAACCATTACGCAGCACTGCAACGCTGCCACAACCGCCTTGAAGCAGCCCGGGAAGAAATCGCCACCTGCGCGATTTCTGGCGCGGTCGGAACCTTCGCCAACATCGACCCACGGGTCGAAGCCTATGTGGCGGAAAAGATGGGGCTTCGGATCGAGACGATTTCAACCCAGGTGATCCCTCGTGATCGCCATGCGGTCTTTTTTTCCTGCCTCGGCGTCATCGCCAGCGTAATCGAGAATTTGTCCGTTGAGATCCGGCACCTGCAGCGAACGGAAGTCCGCGAAGTGGAAGAATATTTTGCGCCCGGCCAAAAAGGGTCCTCGGCCATGCCGCATAAGCGGAATCCCGTGCTTAGCGAGAACGTGACGGGCCTTTCCAGAATTATCCGAGGCTATGTTACGCCTGCGCTTGAGAACGTCGTGCTGTGGCATGAGCGCGACATCGCACATTCCTCCGTTGAGCGGATGATTGCACCCGACGCAACCGTCACGCTTGATTTCGCGCTTGCGCGGATCACCAGCGTTATCGACAAGCTTGTCGTCCATCCGGAGAACATGCGTAAAAACCTTGATGCCCTCGGTGGCCTTGTTTATTCCCAGCGCGTGCTGCTGGCCCTAACCCAAATCGGCATGAGCCGCGAGGATGCCTATGAAGCGGTCCAGCGAAATGCGATGCAAGCCTGGGAAAAGAACGGCGCGTTTCTCGACGCCCTTAAGACGGATAAGGATGTGTCAAAGCACATCGATGAAGCGGCACTGAAGGATCTTTTCAATCCGGCCCACCACACGCGTCACATCGATACGCTTTTCCGGCGCGTCTTTAAAACCGGGAAGGCGTGA